A window of the Ignisphaera sp. genome harbors these coding sequences:
- a CDS encoding type II toxin-antitoxin system VapC family toxin → MHQHHIEHPYNRVDAEEKAIPITDQWRFLAKAFSLAVNEKITIYDALFIVAAKEMGTELVTSDRKQVDIAIVCATILIEYVEFFCYSSNILLKFWVIILSSQLRASPLSGNTPFYYGITQSSLTSL, encoded by the coding sequence ATGCACCAGCACCACATAGAACACCCATACAATCGTGTAGACGCCGAGGAGAAGGCCATACCTATTACAGACCAGTGGAGGTTTCTCGCAAAAGCCTTTAGCCTAGCAGTCAACGAGAAGATCACCATATACGATGCACTCTTCATTGTAGCCGCAAAAGAGATGGGAACAGAGCTTGTGACAAGCGATAGAAAACAAGTGGATATAGCTATTGTCTGTGCAACTATCCTCATAGAATATGTCGAATTTTTCTGCTATTCGTCGAACATCCTATTGAAGTTTTGGGTCATTATCCTATCAAGCCAGCTAAGAGCTTCTCCTCTGTCAGGAAACACCCCATTCTATTATGGGATCACTCAATCCAGTTTAACATCGCTCTAG